GATTAGTAAAAAGAATGATATCGTCAACAGGACAATTTCTAAGTGCAATGGACTTTTTCATAAAAGCTTCAATATCATAAAAAATATTCTGCTCTATAGTTTCATTCCTATATTTCCTCCATGATCTTCGTGCAAGCATTACATCTAGAATGTGGATGCGGTTTTTAAAATATGAGTTATAATCTCGAGTCAGTTGTTTTGTATGATGTAGTTTCTTTTCCATAATATTAACGATCCATACCTAGTACACTTTATCCCTGAATTAATAACAATTCATGTTTAAGGGATTATTACATTGGCCGCAACTATACATTTTTGAAAATTCTACATATAAAATGTCAGCACACACCCATCAAGCAGTGGGAAACGATACTATCATTATATGATAGCCAGCTGGATACAATTATCGAATCTCAGAGGTTTACATTTCATCACGACCGTATGAATTTATCTATTTTTTGAAAGGATTAGTTATACATTTACTTTATAGTTAAGCTTAGCTTCATCTCCAGTGATACCGCGAAATCCCCAGCAATGTGCTGGTTGTTCATTAATTGTGATTTCAATATCTGCTGGGGCGATTCCAAGCTGTGTTTCCATTTGTTTAAATATCTCCTTTATTAATTTCTTCTTCGTCTCTTTTTCCCGACCATGCATCATATTTATCTCAATAACTGTATATGCATCGCTTCGTCCACCCGGATAATAAAAATTTTCTTTTTTCATTGGCACAAATCGATGTGCCCTCTTATCTTCAGGGATGCCAATAACAAGTCGCATACAATTATGGATAACATCAGATATTTTAGCTTTTATCGGATTCAGCTTTTCTTCAATTCCGTATATAACGATCATTATTACACCTATATACATAATCGCGATAAAATCCGTAAACAGGACATTTATTAAGATTAAGATCTAATAATTTTTTTTCTTTTGATCCCTTTAAAACTTTAGCTAACATAGTCCTACCATCACTCTTTATCAGTTTATCTGCGGCACGTAAAGTTATAGCTATTTTATCATAGGGTAGATCTTCCATACCCTTAGCATCAAGATGATATTAAATCCGATTTGCTTTATTGCTATTTGTTGTTTCATTGGACATTCATTATATCTTGTTTATTATATGCTCTTAATCTCCCTGGTTCTGGTTAATTGCTATATCCTATTATAAAATTATTAAACTATCATAGTTAAGATTGCTAATCAAATAGTGATATCTGAGTATTACTAAATATATTGCATTCACAGGATATTAGTACCTTAATCCCTAAGGGCTTTGTTCCTTCGGCAAGACTATTATGAGAATTAGACAGGATTACAGGGTAAACTGGATAAAAATCCTGTAAATCCAAATTCCTCATTATTTATAAAAGAACTGGAACAATATAAAATTCCTCAATTCTTAGATCTGCAAAAATAGCTTCAATACCATGTTTTGTAGAGTAATATTTATAATTATTACGCACTTTCCCAATAAGTCTATGCACAGGAAGTCATTTTATTATTCTTCAAGCATCACCTACGTTTTTTCCTGGGTTTCTCTCGGAGTGTATTATTTCTAAATCCTTCCAAGTATTTTGTTTGCATACAAGAATGTAGCCACTCCTTTTGTGTAATAAAAATCAGGGTGAGTCCCCTGAATGTATGATATTATTAATATTGATTATTCTATTGCCAATTAAGGGATGAAGCCTTGAATATAATCCACACATCCTTGCCTGGAAGAAGCTTAAGATCATAGACTGCATGTTGAGTCAAATTACATACAAGCTGAATTCCATGAGTCTCAACATTTACTTCTATCTTGCCAAATTCCTTTGCGGCGCTCATAGAGGTAATCCTACCCTTAAGATTGTTCTGGGCTGAAATGC
The Spirochaetota bacterium DNA segment above includes these coding regions:
- a CDS encoding RQC domain-containing protein; this translates as MEDLPYDKIAITLRAADKLIKSDGRTMLAKVLKGSKEKKLLDLNLNKCPVYGFYRDYVYRCNNDRYIRN
- a CDS encoding tautomerase family protein, which codes for MIVIYGIEEKLNPIKAKISDVIHNCMRLVIGIPEDKRAHRFVPMKKENFYYPGGRSDAYTVIEINMMHGREKETKKKLIKEIFKQMETQLGIAPADIEITINEQPAHCWGFRGITGDEAKLNYKVNV